From Desulfonatronovibrio magnus:
GCAGTCCCTTGTTTCCTGCAAGTAACTAAATCCAAGTATCTTCAAAAAAATGGACCCCGGATCCGTCATCCCGGACTCGATCCGGGACCGGGGTGACGGTTTAAGCAAGTGCTTACTCTTTATCGTCATTCCGGCGAAAGCCGGAATCCAGGTATTTTCACGTTCTCATACTCCAGTCTTGAAACATTATACTCTTGAAACTCCAGCCCCTTCTTTAAGATTTATATAGCATTTCATGGTTCAGTATTTGCAATGTATGCTTGCAGGGAAAAAAACGCCTGCCTGCAGGCATATAACCTCCCTTAAAGGCCAGCTGCCATTTTTTCATGTGCAGATGCCTGCATACCTGCTGAATTTAAAATGTCCAAGAGGTAAAACTGTGAGTTATGATCTGAAATCTTCTTACTTCGTTACAGAAGAACGGGATTATTCCCCTGAAACCCTTCGCAGTTCCTGGGCTGTGCCCTGGTCTGACCTCATGATGGTTATGTTCATACTCTTTCTGGTATTGTTTATATTTCATGCCAGAGAAAACAAAGTGACAGTTCCGCAAGCATTCTTTGCGCAATGGGATGGTCGTATATCTCACGGTGTTCAAAATCTTGACCTTGATCCATTGTTAGTAAAGATGCGCGAAAACCTACCTGCAAACTCATCAGTACTTGACTATTACCGTGGTGAAAATGGTGATCTGATCATATCACTCTTTGGAGAAACCTTTTTCAATAAAGGAAGCACTGAATTAAATGATCAGTCCATAAACTATCTGGAACAGATCGCCAGAATAGTATCCCTGGCTCAAGGTGGAATAATCGTATCCGGGTATGCGGATGCAGCAGAAAACCACAGCAACCCCTGGGAAATGTCTGCAATTAGAGCAGCTGGAATCGGACTTGCAATGGAAAAACTGGGTAATATCAGTAAGGAAAAGATAGTGGT
This genomic window contains:
- a CDS encoding OmpA/MotB family protein, which gives rise to MSYDLKSSYFVTEERDYSPETLRSSWAVPWSDLMMVMFILFLVLFIFHARENKVTVPQAFFAQWDGRISHGVQNLDLDPLLVKMRENLPANSSVLDYYRGENGDLIISLFGETFFNKGSTELNDQSINYLEQIARIVSLAQGGIIVSGYADAAENHSNPWEMSAIRAAGIGLAMEKLGNISKEKIVVQGYGVSKPLVPQHLEISSERNRRVEIRILNNQS